The DNA region CACTAAGTATGCTAGGGTTTACAGCCAATATATAAGCCATAGTCATAAATGTAGTAATACCAGCTATGATTTCGCTTTTTACATTAGTACCATTTTCCTTTAGTTTGAAAAACTTTTCCATAAATAATCCTTATAATAATTTTTAATAAAGAAACAATATATATACTTTTCATTATTATTGCAATAGAATATTTTAATAATATTATATAAATAAAAAGAAGAGACCTAAAAATATTTTTAAGCCTCTTCTACAATAATAAGGAATAACTATTTTTTTTATCAATTGTCTTTTTTATTAGTCATCAAACTCCTGACCCAACAAATTACCAGCTTTATCTATATAAAGCTCCATCATATTATTCATTTTTACTTTATAAACATTGTAATTTTCCATTTCTACTGCCCAAACCTCTGCTTGAGGATAAGTTGCTCTTGCTGTAGCTAATACTGCCTGAGGAACTTGATTAAGAGGTACATACCAATCAGCAAATAAAGCTGAAGAACCTATTACACTTAAAGCTATTAATAAACAAATTATTTTTTTCATTATTTTACTCCTTTTATTTTGGTTTATTATTAATCATCAAATTCTTGACCTAATAAATTACCAGCTTTATCTATATAAAGTTCCATCATATTGTTCATTTTTACTTTATAAACATTATAATGCTCCATTTCTACTGCCCAAATTTGTGCTTGAGGATAAGTTGCTCTTGCTGTAGCTAATACTGCTTGAGGAACTTGATTAAGAGGTACATACCAATCAGCAAATAAAGCTGAAGAACCTATTACACTTAAAGCTATTAATAAACAAATTATTTTTTTCATTATTTCACTCCTTTTATTTTAATTTATAATATTATTAATCATCAAATTGCTGACCTAATAAATTACCATTATTATCTATATAAAGCTCCATCATATTGTTTAATTTAACTTCATATATAGTGAATTGCTTTTCTATTTTTATAATAGCAGCCTGAGGATAAGTTTTATTAACAGTAGCTAAAACATTAGCAGGCAATATTGTAGTAGGCATATTTCCATAAGTTTTTACTTCTTTCCATTCACCATTAGGGAAAAAGTCAATTTGTGTTCCATTAGCTAAATATACTTCTATATCTTCCCAATCTCTCTCTATATAGCTTACTTCTACATTTTTGAAATGTTTAGCTATAAAATCTTGAGTGTTTTTAGGCAAAGATGATAATGGCACTCCATATCCATATTGAACATTACTATCTGGTGTTTGCATATAAGGGTTATACATTGTCATATCATTTGCAGTGTTAGTATCTGCTGAATTATTATTATTTTGTGCTAATAACAAGCTTGAAAATATTGATATAATAAAAATAACATTTAATAATTTTTTCATTTAATATCTCCTTGATGAATGTAAGTAAATTATCTTTACAATTATAATTATAGTATATGGTGCGAGTTTTGTCAAATTTTTTTACTATTTTTTTACAAAAAATATATATATTTTGCAGTTTTTTTGCTATTTTAACGTGATTTTATCAAAAAATACATATTATTTGTAAATTTAAAGTAAATTCATTAGGTAAAACTATATTTTTTATATCGATAAAGTAAAAAATATTTACTATATTTCTTGAAGTATGTAAATAATTGTTTTTTTATTTACCTATTATAAATATTAATTTAATTACATATGATAAGCATTTAATAACGGGAACTTTTTAATGATTTATTCGTCTAATTAAATATATTGTAAAATTAGCTTGATATTTTTTATTTGAAGTTTATAATTTATTAGTAAAAAAATAAATTTTTATTAAATTTACGATGTAGACTTTCTTAGGAGCGGTATTGTGAAAAATAGTTTCGTTTTTATATTGATTATAGTATTCAATATTTCTTTATATTCACAGAGTAATGAAAACTCCACAAACTCTAAGATAAGCATAAATTTAGAGCAGGCATTAGATTTAGCAATTGAAAACGATAAAACCCTAAAACAAGCAGAATATGATGTGCGAATAGCTCAAACTCAAAAAGATGCATCATTTTCTGATTTATTTTTACCTTCATTAACAGTAAGCGGCGGACTTAACTTATCAGAGCCGAAAGAATATCAATATAACAACTTAAACACAGGAGTATATTCAAGTGCTGATACTTGGAGTGCTCAAGCAACATTATCAAAAACACTATTCACTGGGTTTAGAAACTGGAATACTGATAAAGCCAGAGAAATAAACTTACAAATGATGAAAGAGATATATTTTGATGAGAGAAAGAATGTAGCAATAAACACACAGCTAAATTTTTATAACACATTTGTAGCTCAAGAAAATTATAAAGTATACTATCAGCAGCAGCTTAATTATAGTAATAGAATGAGAGAGTCATACATAAAATACAGAAACGGACAAGTTTCAGAATATGAATATTTGAATGCGAAAGTACAATATGAAAGTACAAAACCTCAGCTTGTTACACTTAGCAATAATTATGAAAGTTTGAAATTAACATTTATAAGACAAATAGGTTTAACAAATGTATCTGACGATGTTGAATTAATAGGTAATATATTAGATGCCACAAAAATAGCATTACCAGATTTGGATATAAATGTAATATTAGATTTGATAATGGCTAATAATATAGAATTAAACAATATGGCTAATAATATAGAAATGCTTGAATACAACAGAAAAGTTGCAAGAAGCTATTTATGGCCAACTTTTTCAGCAAATGCTAATGTAGGAGTTACTACAATAGATAAATTAAAATTGGATAATAATAAAGAGTTTTATAAAGACAGAAGCGGAGAGTTTAGCTGGGGTGTTGGATTTTCATTGAATTATGCTCTTGATTCATTACTTCCATTCTCATCTACAGCAAAAGCAGCAGAAGAGATTAAATTAAGTATTGAACAAATGGAAATAAGCTATGACCAATTAAGAGATAATATAGAAATCAATAGCAGAAACCTCATATCCACAGCAAAATCTCAAGAGTTAACATTACAATCGCAAGCAGAAAACGCTAAAACAGCTGCATATGCTTTACAAATGGCACAAAGACAATATAGAGGCGGTACAATATCTACATTAGAATTAAATGATGCAGAGCTTACATATTTGAATGCACAGCTTGCATATTTACAGGCAATATACGAATATTTTTCTAGTACATTACAAGTATTAAAACTTTTAGGAGCTTAAGAGGAGTTTTATGATGTTAAGAAGTACAACAATATTATTTATTATTTTATCTATCTTTTTTACTTCTTGTAAAAAAGGACAAGTGAATCTAAACAAAAAAGAAAATCCAATAAGTGTACTTGTTGCAGCACCAGTAAGACAATCTTTAGAAGAATATCTTGAACTTTCTGCCGAAATTAAGGCAATAAAAGAAGTTGAGATTTCATCAGATGTACCTGGTAAAATTGCAAATATACTAAAATATGAAGGAAGTTTTGTAAACAAAGGAGATACTATAGCATTAATTGACAGATTTGTAATAGGTGCTAATTATGCTTATGCTCCTGCAAGAACACCTATTTCTGGTTATGTAACTACTACATATATGGCAGTTGGTGCTTCTATAGCAGCAGCTACACCAATAGCAAATGTTGCTGATATTAGTAAGCTAGAAGTAGAAATACAAGTTCCAGAACGTTCTATTACAGGTGTGGAACTTGGTCAAAAAGTACTAATTAGAATTCCTTCTTCTCCAAACAAAGAAGTTGAAGCTACAATTACAAAAAAAGATTATGCTGTTAATCCTTCTACTCGTACATTAATGGTAAAAGCTTTAATTGACAATAAAGACAGATTATTTTTACCCGGCATGTTTTCTGATGTATCAATACTCTTAAACTCTGCTAATAATATTTTTGTAATACCAAATAGTGCTACATTCTCTGATGACTTAGGAAAAAATTATATTTATGTTGTAAAAGAAGATAATTCTCA from Brachyspira pilosicoli P43/6/78 includes:
- a CDS encoding TolC family protein, coding for MKNSFVFILIIVFNISLYSQSNENSTNSKISINLEQALDLAIENDKTLKQAEYDVRIAQTQKDASFSDLFLPSLTVSGGLNLSEPKEYQYNNLNTGVYSSADTWSAQATLSKTLFTGFRNWNTDKAREINLQMMKEIYFDERKNVAINTQLNFYNTFVAQENYKVYYQQQLNYSNRMRESYIKYRNGQVSEYEYLNAKVQYESTKPQLVTLSNNYESLKLTFIRQIGLTNVSDDVELIGNILDATKIALPDLDINVILDLIMANNIELNNMANNIEMLEYNRKVARSYLWPTFSANANVGVTTIDKLKLDNNKEFYKDRSGEFSWGVGFSLNYALDSLLPFSSTAKAAEEIKLSIEQMEISYDQLRDNIEINSRNLISTAKSQELTLQSQAENAKTAAYALQMAQRQYRGGTISTLELNDAELTYLNAQLAYLQAIYEYFSSTLQVLKLLGA
- a CDS encoding efflux RND transporter periplasmic adaptor subunit encodes the protein MLRSTTILFIILSIFFTSCKKGQVNLNKKENPISVLVAAPVRQSLEEYLELSAEIKAIKEVEISSDVPGKIANILKYEGSFVNKGDTIALIDRFVIGANYAYAPARTPISGYVTTTYMAVGASIAAATPIANVADISKLEVEIQVPERSITGVELGQKVLIRIPSSPNKEVEATITKKDYAVNPSTRTLMVKALIDNKDRLFLPGMFSDVSILLNSANNIFVIPNSATFSDDLGKNYIYVVKEDNSQNPPLEGKVATDNTNKKYRAYIREIDILFRSKDKVALSGGLEDGEEVVMFGREFLKDGSLVNRIENDPTILEYITPQNVNTNEIVNNTNNTIKQQTNQRTQVNQAKENNTVKQTTTNQTKPKTSSLLANNTNAAKTATQQNTAVKPQTNTVTKVQTNTAAQNTNNNVINNTVEKDTADNEDVVKNTEQTNNSDIYSVGK
- a CDS encoding PepSY-like domain-containing protein, which codes for MKKIICLLIALSVIGSSALFADWYVPLNQVPQAVLATARATYPQAEVWAVEMENYNVYKVKMNNMMELYIDKAGNLLGQEFDD
- a CDS encoding PepSY-like domain-containing protein, translating into MKKIICLLIALSVIGSSALFADWYVPLNQVPQAVLATARATYPQAQIWAVEMEHYNVYKVKMNNMMELYIDKAGNLLGQEFDD
- a CDS encoding PepSY-like domain-containing protein; this encodes MKKLLNVIFIISIFSSLLLAQNNNNSADTNTANDMTMYNPYMQTPDSNVQYGYGVPLSSLPKNTQDFIAKHFKNVEVSYIERDWEDIEVYLANGTQIDFFPNGEWKEVKTYGNMPTTILPANVLATVNKTYPQAAIIKIEKQFTIYEVKLNNMMELYIDNNGNLLGQQFDD